In Notamacropus eugenii isolate mMacEug1 chromosome 1, mMacEug1.pri_v2, whole genome shotgun sequence, one genomic interval encodes:
- the IQCF6 gene encoding IQ domain-containing protein F6 isoform X1 — translation MGSLLSAAQKRKKKDPETEESEMKGGTEDKETEAAIRIQAWWRGLLVRRTLLHAALRAWIIQCWWRAVLARTLDQRRRTMLLLYSQQEGAVVKLQARARMWRIRRCFCRARAAACIIQAYWRWYASRNRKLESNHTTAEHLEIDIKILV, via the exons ATGGGAAGTCTACTCTCT GCcgcacaaaaaaggaaaaagaaggatcCAGAAacagaagaatcagaaatgaagGGAGGAACAGAG GACAAGGAGACGGAAGCGGCCATCAGGATCCAAGCCTGGTGGCGGGGCCTGCTGGTGCGACGGACGTTGCTGCACGCAGCCCTCCGTGCCTGGATCATCCAGTGCTGGTGGCGGGCTGTGCTGGCCCGGACCCTGGACCAGCGACGGCGGACGATGCTGCTGCTCTACTCACAGCAGGAGGGCGCCGTGGTCAAGCTGCAGGCGCGGGCGCGCATGTGGCGAATTCGCCGCTGCTTCTGCCGGGCGCGGGCCGCCGCCTGCATCATCCAGGCGTACTGGCGCTGGTACGCCAGCCGGAACCGAAAGCTGGAGAGCAACCACACGACGGCGGAGCACTTGGAGATCGATATAAAAATTCTGGTTTAA
- the GRM2 gene encoding metabotropic glutamate receptor 2 isoform X2 gives MGPTLLLLLLLLLLWGARGGAEAGPGSPGKKTLSLAGDLVLGGLFPVHQKGVPGAGGNGECGGPVNEQRGVQRLEAMLFALDRINGDPRLLPGVRLGAHILDSCSTDTHALEQALDFVRASLSRGAPGSRHVCPDGSYAIHGEPPTAITGVIGGSYSDVSIQVANLLRLFQIPQISYASTSAKLSDKSRYDYFARTVPPDFYQAKAMAEILRFFNWTYVSTVASEGDYGETGIEAFELEARARNICVATSEKVGRAMSRAAFEGVVRALMQKPSARVAVVFARSEDARELLAAAQRLNASFTWVASDGWGALESVVAGSEGAAEGALTIELASYPISDFATYFRALDPWNNSRNPWFREFWEQKFGCSFRRRDCGAHSLKTGPFEQESKIMFVVNAVYAMAHSLHNMHQALCPNTTHLCDAMRPVNGKRLYKDFMLNVKFDAPFRPADTHNEVRFDRFGDGIGRYNIFTYLRAGSGRYRYRKVGYWAEGLSLDTSLIPWASTQGTALPASRCSEPCLKNEMKSVQPGDVCCWLCIPCQPYEYLKDEFTCTDCGLGYWPNASLSGCFELPQEYIRWGDAWALGPVTISCLGFLATLFVLGVFVRHNGTPVVKASGRELCYILLAGVLLCYSMTFVFIAKPSTAVCALRRLGLGTAFSVCYSALLTKTNRIARIFGGGARDGARRPRFISPASQVAICLALISGQLLIVTIWLLVEAPGTGKETGPERREVVTLRCNHRDSSMLASLAYNVLLIALCTLYAFKTRKCPENFNEAKFIGFTMYTTCIIWLAFLPIFYVTSSDYRVQTTTMCVSVSLSGSVVLGCLFTPKLHIILFQPQKNVVSHRAPTSRFSVTAAGSSISHGSGSQFVPTVCNGREVVDSTTSSL, from the exons ATGGGGCCAACTCTGcttttgttgctgctgctgctgctgctgtggggaGCCAGGGGTGGGGCCGAGGCGGGACCTGGGAGCCCAGGCAAGAAGACGCTGAGCCTGGCGGGGGACCTGGTTCTAGGCGGGTTGTTCCCGGTGCACCAGAAGGGAGTCCCGGGGGCAGGGGGGAACGGGGAGTGCGGAGGCCCTGTGAACGAACAGCGCGGTGTGCAGCGCCTGGAGGCCATGCTCTTCGCCCTGGACCGCATCAATGGTGACCCGAGGCTGCTGCCCGGCGTGCGGCTGGGAGCGCACATCCTCGACAGCTGTTCCACCGACACGCACGCACTAGAGCAGGCTCTGGACTTCGTGCGCGCCTCCCTCAGCCGCGGCGCCCCAGGCTCCCGCCACGTGTGCCCCGACGGCTCCTACGCCATCCACGGCGAGCCGCCCACAGCCATCACCGGCGTCATCGGCGGCTCCTACAGCGACGTCTCCATCCAG GTAGCCAACCTCCTCCGGCTTTTCCAGATCCCACAGATCAGCTATGCGTCAACCAGTGCTAAGCTCAGCGACAAGTCCCGTTATGATTACTTCGCTCGTACAGTACCACCAGACTTCTACCAGGCCAAGGCCATGGCTGAGATCCTCCGCTTCTTCAATTGGACCTATGTATCGACTGTGGCCTCTGAGGGGGATTATGGGGAAACTGGCATTGAGGCCTTTGAACTGGAGGCCCGTGCCCGCAACATCTGTGTGGCCACCTCAGAGAAGGTGGGTCGGGCCATGAGTCGGGCTGCCTTTGAGGGTGTGGTTCGGGCCCTGATGCAGAAGCCCAGTGCTCGAGTGGCCGTTGTGTTTGCTCGCTCTGAGGATGCCCGTGAACTTCTGGCAGCTGCTCAACGCCTCAATGCCTCCTTCACCTGGGTGGCCAGTGATGGTTGGGGTGCCCTGGAAAGTGTTGTAGCGGGCAGTGAAGGGGCAGCAGAGGGTGCCCTCACCATTGAGCTGGCCTCCTACCCCATCAGTGACTTTGCCACCTATTTTCGGGCCCTTGACCCATGGAACAACAGTCGAAACCCTTGGTTTAGAGAATTCTGGGAGCAGAAGTTTGGGTGTAGCTTCCGCCGGCGGGACTGTGGGGCCCACTCACTCAAGACAGGACCCTTTGAGCAGGAGTCGAAAATTATGTTTGTGGTCAATGCCGTGTATGCCATGGCCCACAGCCTGCACAACATGCACCAGGCCTTGTGTCCCAACACCACTCATCTGTGTGATGCCATGCGTCCCGTCAATGGGAAGAGGCTCTACAAAGACTTTATGCTCAATGTCAAGTTTGATG CACCATTCCGACCTGCTGACACCCACAACGAGGTGCGTTTTGACCGCTTTGGTGATGGCATCGGCCGATACAATATTTTTACCTACCTCCGTGCAGGCAGTGGACGCTACCGATACCGAAAGGTCGGCTATTGGGCTGAGGGGCTGAGTCTGGATACCAGCCTCATTCCATGGGCCTCAACCCAGGGCACCGCCCTCCCTGCTTCCCGATGCAGTGAACCTTGCCTGAAGAATGAGATGAAGAGCGTGCAGCCAGGTGATGTCTGCTGCTGGCTCTGCATTCCATGCCAGCCCTATGAGTATCTAAAGGATGAGTTCACCTGCACCGACTGTGGCTTGGGCTACTGGCCCAACGCCAGCCTGTCTGGGTGTTTTGAGCTGCCCCAAGAATACATCCGCTGGGGAGATGCGTGGGCCCTGGGGCCAGTCACAATCTCCTGCTTGGGCTTCCTCGCCACCCTCTTTGTCCTAGGCGTCTTTGTCCGCCACAATGGGACCCCTGTGGTCAAAGCCTCGGGCCGGGAGCTCTGCTACATCCTTCTGGCCGGTGTCCTGCTCTGTTATTCCATGACTTTCGTGTTCATTGCCAAGCCCTCCACAGCAGTATGTGCCCTCCGACGACTCGGGTTGGGCACTGCTTTCTCTGTCTGCTATTCGGCCTTGCTCACCAAGACGAACCGCATTGCCCGCATCTTTGGTGGCGGCGCCCGCGATGGAGCCCGGCGCCCGCGTTTCATAAGCCCAGCTTCCCAAGTGGCCATTTGTCTGGCCCTCATCTCGGGCCAGCTGCTCATTGTGACCATCTGGCTGCTGGTGGAGGCTCCGGGCACAGGCAAGGAGACAGGGCCCGAGAGGAGGGAAGTGGTGACCCTGCGCTGCAACCATCGGGACTCCAGCATGCTGGCTTCTCTCGCCTACAACGTGCTGCTCATCGCCCTCTGCACCCTCTATGCCTTCAAGACCCGCAAGTGTCCAGAGAACTTTAACGAGGCCAAATTCATCGGCTTCACCATGTACACCACCTGCATCATCTGGCTGGCCTTTCTGCCCATCTTCTACGTCACCTCTAGCGACTACAGG GTGCAGACCACAACCATGTGTGTATCTGTCAGCCTCAGCGGCTCCGTCGTTCTTGGCTGCCTCTTCACTCCCAAACTTCACATCATCCTCTTCCAGCCACAGAAGAATGTAGTCAGTCACCGAGCTCCTACCAGCCGCTTCAGTGTCACAGCTGCTGGCTCCAGCATCTCCCATG GCTCTGGATCCCAGTTTGTCCCCACGGTATGTAATGGCCGGGAGGTGGTAGACTCCACAACTTCATCACTCTGA
- the GRM2 gene encoding metabotropic glutamate receptor 2 isoform X1, giving the protein MCLRNGERFLGRPFQRVANLLRLFQIPQISYASTSAKLSDKSRYDYFARTVPPDFYQAKAMAEILRFFNWTYVSTVASEGDYGETGIEAFELEARARNICVATSEKVGRAMSRAAFEGVVRALMQKPSARVAVVFARSEDARELLAAAQRLNASFTWVASDGWGALESVVAGSEGAAEGALTIELASYPISDFATYFRALDPWNNSRNPWFREFWEQKFGCSFRRRDCGAHSLKTGPFEQESKIMFVVNAVYAMAHSLHNMHQALCPNTTHLCDAMRPVNGKRLYKDFMLNVKFDAPFRPADTHNEVRFDRFGDGIGRYNIFTYLRAGSGRYRYRKVGYWAEGLSLDTSLIPWASTQGTALPASRCSEPCLKNEMKSVQPGDVCCWLCIPCQPYEYLKDEFTCTDCGLGYWPNASLSGCFELPQEYIRWGDAWALGPVTISCLGFLATLFVLGVFVRHNGTPVVKASGRELCYILLAGVLLCYSMTFVFIAKPSTAVCALRRLGLGTAFSVCYSALLTKTNRIARIFGGGARDGARRPRFISPASQVAICLALISGQLLIVTIWLLVEAPGTGKETGPERREVVTLRCNHRDSSMLASLAYNVLLIALCTLYAFKTRKCPENFNEAKFIGFTMYTTCIIWLAFLPIFYVTSSDYRVQTTTMCVSVSLSGSVVLGCLFTPKLHIILFQPQKNVVSHRAPTSRFSVTAAGSSISHGSGSQFVPTVCNGREVVDSTTSSL; this is encoded by the exons ATGTGTCTAAGGAATGGAGAGAGATTCCTTGGGAGGCCCTTCCAGAGA GTAGCCAACCTCCTCCGGCTTTTCCAGATCCCACAGATCAGCTATGCGTCAACCAGTGCTAAGCTCAGCGACAAGTCCCGTTATGATTACTTCGCTCGTACAGTACCACCAGACTTCTACCAGGCCAAGGCCATGGCTGAGATCCTCCGCTTCTTCAATTGGACCTATGTATCGACTGTGGCCTCTGAGGGGGATTATGGGGAAACTGGCATTGAGGCCTTTGAACTGGAGGCCCGTGCCCGCAACATCTGTGTGGCCACCTCAGAGAAGGTGGGTCGGGCCATGAGTCGGGCTGCCTTTGAGGGTGTGGTTCGGGCCCTGATGCAGAAGCCCAGTGCTCGAGTGGCCGTTGTGTTTGCTCGCTCTGAGGATGCCCGTGAACTTCTGGCAGCTGCTCAACGCCTCAATGCCTCCTTCACCTGGGTGGCCAGTGATGGTTGGGGTGCCCTGGAAAGTGTTGTAGCGGGCAGTGAAGGGGCAGCAGAGGGTGCCCTCACCATTGAGCTGGCCTCCTACCCCATCAGTGACTTTGCCACCTATTTTCGGGCCCTTGACCCATGGAACAACAGTCGAAACCCTTGGTTTAGAGAATTCTGGGAGCAGAAGTTTGGGTGTAGCTTCCGCCGGCGGGACTGTGGGGCCCACTCACTCAAGACAGGACCCTTTGAGCAGGAGTCGAAAATTATGTTTGTGGTCAATGCCGTGTATGCCATGGCCCACAGCCTGCACAACATGCACCAGGCCTTGTGTCCCAACACCACTCATCTGTGTGATGCCATGCGTCCCGTCAATGGGAAGAGGCTCTACAAAGACTTTATGCTCAATGTCAAGTTTGATG CACCATTCCGACCTGCTGACACCCACAACGAGGTGCGTTTTGACCGCTTTGGTGATGGCATCGGCCGATACAATATTTTTACCTACCTCCGTGCAGGCAGTGGACGCTACCGATACCGAAAGGTCGGCTATTGGGCTGAGGGGCTGAGTCTGGATACCAGCCTCATTCCATGGGCCTCAACCCAGGGCACCGCCCTCCCTGCTTCCCGATGCAGTGAACCTTGCCTGAAGAATGAGATGAAGAGCGTGCAGCCAGGTGATGTCTGCTGCTGGCTCTGCATTCCATGCCAGCCCTATGAGTATCTAAAGGATGAGTTCACCTGCACCGACTGTGGCTTGGGCTACTGGCCCAACGCCAGCCTGTCTGGGTGTTTTGAGCTGCCCCAAGAATACATCCGCTGGGGAGATGCGTGGGCCCTGGGGCCAGTCACAATCTCCTGCTTGGGCTTCCTCGCCACCCTCTTTGTCCTAGGCGTCTTTGTCCGCCACAATGGGACCCCTGTGGTCAAAGCCTCGGGCCGGGAGCTCTGCTACATCCTTCTGGCCGGTGTCCTGCTCTGTTATTCCATGACTTTCGTGTTCATTGCCAAGCCCTCCACAGCAGTATGTGCCCTCCGACGACTCGGGTTGGGCACTGCTTTCTCTGTCTGCTATTCGGCCTTGCTCACCAAGACGAACCGCATTGCCCGCATCTTTGGTGGCGGCGCCCGCGATGGAGCCCGGCGCCCGCGTTTCATAAGCCCAGCTTCCCAAGTGGCCATTTGTCTGGCCCTCATCTCGGGCCAGCTGCTCATTGTGACCATCTGGCTGCTGGTGGAGGCTCCGGGCACAGGCAAGGAGACAGGGCCCGAGAGGAGGGAAGTGGTGACCCTGCGCTGCAACCATCGGGACTCCAGCATGCTGGCTTCTCTCGCCTACAACGTGCTGCTCATCGCCCTCTGCACCCTCTATGCCTTCAAGACCCGCAAGTGTCCAGAGAACTTTAACGAGGCCAAATTCATCGGCTTCACCATGTACACCACCTGCATCATCTGGCTGGCCTTTCTGCCCATCTTCTACGTCACCTCTAGCGACTACAGG GTGCAGACCACAACCATGTGTGTATCTGTCAGCCTCAGCGGCTCCGTCGTTCTTGGCTGCCTCTTCACTCCCAAACTTCACATCATCCTCTTCCAGCCACAGAAGAATGTAGTCAGTCACCGAGCTCCTACCAGCCGCTTCAGTGTCACAGCTGCTGGCTCCAGCATCTCCCATG GCTCTGGATCCCAGTTTGTCCCCACGGTATGTAATGGCCGGGAGGTGGTAGACTCCACAACTTCATCACTCTGA
- the IQCF6 gene encoding IQ domain-containing protein F6 isoform X2, which produces MKGGTEDKETEAAIRIQAWWRGLLVRRTLLHAALRAWIIQCWWRAVLARTLDQRRRTMLLLYSQQEGAVVKLQARARMWRIRRCFCRARAAACIIQAYWRWYASRNRKLESNHTTAEHLEIDIKILV; this is translated from the exons atgaagGGAGGAACAGAG GACAAGGAGACGGAAGCGGCCATCAGGATCCAAGCCTGGTGGCGGGGCCTGCTGGTGCGACGGACGTTGCTGCACGCAGCCCTCCGTGCCTGGATCATCCAGTGCTGGTGGCGGGCTGTGCTGGCCCGGACCCTGGACCAGCGACGGCGGACGATGCTGCTGCTCTACTCACAGCAGGAGGGCGCCGTGGTCAAGCTGCAGGCGCGGGCGCGCATGTGGCGAATTCGCCGCTGCTTCTGCCGGGCGCGGGCCGCCGCCTGCATCATCCAGGCGTACTGGCGCTGGTACGCCAGCCGGAACCGAAAGCTGGAGAGCAACCACACGACGGCGGAGCACTTGGAGATCGATATAAAAATTCTGGTTTAA